The window CACAATAGAAGGtaaactgtatgtgtgtgactccGGGTTCTGCAGAAAGAGTTTTTCCAGGACGACGTGTACACAGACACAGCCGTGTGTTGGGAACCGGCACTGACCGCCTCAGCCTGGCTGTCTGGCTCCAACGGCCAGCACAAAAAGATCAGCCTAAGGCCTAAAGACATGACGCCAGGTGAGGACAAGGACCAGAGAGTCTGAATATGGGTTCATATCATGTGACCTTGTCTAACATAGCTGTCGACTGAGATGAAGATGCTTACCTCTACAATCTGCATGTCAGTATACGATCCTggtttcatgctgtgtgtgtgttttcacatttcagtgagtGAGGCCCCCAAAGAGGCTCCAGTGAGGAAATACCTGCCCTCATCTGTTTACCTGGAGGAGAAGactgatgaacagaagaaagaggaggtgaggatgaggaCCACTGTGAGCTGACAATACTCACATACCCGTACTTAGTAGCTGCTGAATAAAAGTACTTTTCTGATATGTTttaacactgactgtgtgtatgtgtggcccAGCTGCTCAGTGCCATGGTGGCTAAGCTGGGGAACATGGACGACCCCCTGCCGCAGGAGTCCTTCGAGGGCGTCGACGAGGACGAGTGGGTGAGTGAATGTGACGGAAACAGCTGTGAGGATGCGTCTTGACTCTCACAGTATCTTTACAGGAAAAACTGCTACTGTGTGGTTTACATATGATAAGAGTTATTACACATATTACATCATTTTATCACAACACTGTTCCACTGATAGATGATAACAGCACATTATCGCCCAGCTTAAGGTTTAGTAGTGCCTGCAAATATTAAGACCTTAACATCAAAGGTATCAATGCAATGCTAATTACATTACATGTCTGTAATCCGTCTTTGCTAACTGTGGATGTTGTGTCATCCAGGATGACTAGAGGGGACGTTATCTCGCCTTCGGTTCAATCATGGTGCCAACAGCGGGGAGGAGGGAGCAGATCAAATGTCAAGATGGAGGCCACCCACACGACCTCTGAGCTTCATCAGCTAACATCAGCTAACATCTCACCTTCCGCACACGCAAAGATTACTGTACAATGTGAAAGTATGAATGATCTGAGGACAACGAACACCTTCTGATATGGATATGCATCACAATGTCTGTTAAGGTTTGGAAAATCAAATGTCATGTTGTCGAGTTGGTGTTCATCGTATCGGACTGCATGAAATTTGGCATGTAATTATTAGATATTTCAGCAATCACTCTGGGATCAATCTGACGTAGGCATTGTTTTCTTATATTAGTGTAAACTGCAACATGATATCACACTGATTTTAAAGAATCCCACCACACATGATGACACCACAGTAGCTGAACATATATATCAGACCTGCTTGTGGTGAATCTAAGTCAGTGGTTTCACATGAGCTTAACTGCCTTCTTAactgactgtaaaacacacttaaTTCAAAGTTGACAGAATCAAAAATGAAACTCACCAATGAAATAAACCATTAATGCCTCTTTGTGCTACAGGGTTAGCTCCCTGAATAGAGTCTGTCACCGGGCACCGGCTCTCACTTGTTCTTCAGAGGCAGACCATTAAATTAGCTAAATAAAGTGACAAATATCATCCTGAAAAAAATCAcccaaaaaaaatctatttgtcCAATTTCCCAACCTCATTACGCAGTTACACTGATGACAATAACTGTTGTCTGTGGTATGTGTCCATGGTTTAAGCATGATAGTGATAATGGTCTCCTCTTGTGCTCAGTCTGTTATTTTCTGATCTCCAGGCACCAGGTTGTGTACCACTGCATACAAaatttgctgtctgtgtgcacatttacCTCCACAGTGGACCACTGCTTGCTTTTTCTACCGGCCGGTCGCGTGAGCACGCTCAGTCACAATGTGTCTTTCAAAGATGtaatgttgcaaaaaaaaatgttgaataagTGAACATCATGCATCTGATAACAGAAACCTTGGTCTTCCTGTTCGGtcaggtaaaacacacacacacacacacacacacacacacacacgattacTGTAACATGCTCAAGCCTTCAGCAGCAAAAACCGCACCGAGGATACAACAGGGTCACCAGTGCTCATGTTTGGCCATGAACTGGAATTTCTAATGACAACAACATTAAGTTTGCTCTTGTTTGATAGCCAACGATAGCGTAAGATGCCATTTTAACATGATTATGTATTCCTgtatgtttgatttgattttgccATCCAGTGGTCATATAAGAGTCTTATGAGTAGGCGTTAAAGGTCAGTGAAGCCGAGACGTTGTTAAAGCCAAACCAGAGGGGCCTTTGTATACTCTGAGATGATTGTTTCCTTGCTTTCTCTTCTTGTTTTGCTGGGCAGTGGAGTTTTTAATCACGATCTTTGTCGGTTTTCTGACTGTTTTGGGGACATTCCTCACATAAATGAGCTAATTTTCTTATCTAATGTTTAATAAGTAATCATGGTGTTAAttacagaaaaacagcacagtatTAATAACTTACAATACAGCCATAGCAGCCATCATGTATTTTACCAATCAGGGCTACAGCAATATCCAGAACAATAATCCAGGCTTGAACCCACCGAGTTTGTTTACAACCTCTGATGGACAGAAATAAACCGTTGTGCACATCATGTTGTACAAATGAACTGCAGGTGtcgtcagtgtttgtgtgatgttgATTGTATGTGCTTGTGATTCTCGACCGCCATACTTTGTAATGTTTGGGTTGGATTAATTCGCCTTCcattgtattaaaaaaaaaaacaacttccttTTTATACAGTGAGTAAagcattgttgtttttctgtctcatttgaaTAATGGtttgtggattttattttttcaatactGTCTTGCAATAAACACCTTTTGAACCCAGTTACAACTTGTCCTTTTGTGATGAGGTGAATAAATGACCCATAAATTGATTTATCAGCTCACAGGCATTAAGGTCTCTGTGGTGGAGACAGTAGGTGCCCATAAGTTGCTGAGAAAGTACGTGTATAAATTTACCCcataattaaataaatgcatttctaTTTACAAAAAGAAGGAATGGTATTAAGTCAGTAGTCAGTCCTAAGAGggaggctgcagtttgactTCCCGGCCAGTAGGGGTCAGTATAAGAAATCTCGCCATCCACCTGGTTTATCTTGAATTCTGTATTCTCGATGCCTCCTTGAACTTTGACCCTTCAGTAACCTTCATTGATGTCCATGCGTGAAAACAGAAGCCATACACTATCCGAGGGACCTGTATAATGTTATAAAATGGTAAGAATACACTTTAAAATGGTCGCGTTTATATTTCCAAACTCATAGCAGAAATTAGCGATGTTTAGCGATTAGCATCAGGGGGCTGTGAcgctagctagcattagcatgagTAGCTTTTCCAACAGCGTAAACGTCACATAAGTCAGCTGTCCACTCTTCATTGGGACATATTTTATGTGACTTAGGTAGAAATTATTAAACCACGATGTTAATTCATGTCTAAGCAGTGCGGAAGCGGGTCTGGAAGCGCTGTCGCTGTGTTAACAGCTGTCACGAAGGTGCTTCTTACATCCGCACCTGCAGGCACGTCCTGCCTCAGTCTGACTTCAGCTTAATTATTTCATTCTGTTACGTCACATACCAAAATAATGAGCACTGGCTGACCTCCACTCTGTCTTTTGGTTCCCAtgactgtcactgtcagatCACTCGTGTGGTTATTGCTCTTTGTGATTGATTTTTGCATCCTTGAAgctgtgtgtcctctctctcccttgcagGCCAAGTATCTTGCACAGATCGTTGTGATGGGAGCGCAGGTGGTGGGGCGTGCATTTGCGCGTGCTTTACGGCAAGAATATGCAGGTATGATCCATGACTTGGCTGTAATGTCACTCATTTTAAACGTGCAGATTGACAGAATAATTCAGCTTGTTGAAggagttttctctgttttgaatTTGTTCACACTTGTGTGAACGAAACAAGTCATTTGAAGCAAAACCTCCTGATTCAGGAAAACTGTGATGGacaattttcagtgttttcagacacttttaaactaaactaaatgaGTCATCAAAAAATTATCAACAgattaaacaataataaaatattgtTCATTGCAGTAAGGGCTGGGTGAAAATCATAATAATATTACAGCTGATGTTGCAGCTTGATGTAAAATAATTTTTGCTTTCACGTTCTTTTCGGTCGTCTAATGAACTGAAGTCcttgtttgtgctgtgtttccTCTCGCAGCCAGTCAAGCAGCAGCGCAGGCCAGGAGCCAAGGAGGTCAGCAGTCCGCTGCAGCCTCCAGCCTCTCTGGGATGACCCTGCAAGAGGCGCAGCAAATCCTCAATGTGTCCACGCTCAGCCCTGAGGAGATTCAGAAGGTACAAACGCTCTCTGCTGGTCCGTATGTCTCTGCTGTGGTTCTGTGTGATGTTTTAAATCAAGATCAAATGCTGTTAGGTGAACACGAACACTGAAGCGTTTCTCTCTTCCAGAACTACGAGCACCTTTTTAAAGTGAATGACAAGGCCGTGGGCGGTTCGTTTTACTTACAGTCAAAAGTAAGTATCCCGTACCGCAGGATGTGAGACTTTGCACTTCGCTGTATGTTGTTGCATCGTTCGCACAAAGCGTTTCAAGTGGGAGCTGAGAGTGGAGTAAGTGTAGAGTGGAAAATATACTTAtatgcagcacagaaacaaaacatgaaaaggtTGAACAGTAACATGCTCGCAGTCACTGGTGACCCGATTATTGTGCAGCCCGGGTCAACTGATCACTTCTAAGCCTGCAGGCCAGGTGACCAAACCATGACGTGAAGCTGACTGTTTTGTAAACCATTTTAAGGCTGACTCACTGATGCTGTTGAGTCTCCTAAGAAGATGGAGATCATTAAAACCTTTTGCAGATTCCAAGAAgcgtttttcagtttttcttacCTTTACGGTGTTTTTTTGTGGCTCAGCCATTTAAAACGCCTCGTATTGAAGCTGGTGCAGCTGGGAACAGTGATCCTCAGCTGTGCCCTCAGTCACTCTGTTTTGCTCATaacatccaaacaaacaaagatctgcttttctgtctgtgttaaaTATCAAATTATGACTCATGTGACTCAATGTGTGTGGGAGGAATCCTCGCTTTGAACCAGGTCAAtggctgttgctgcttttatcTCTCACCcgttcctctctgctctgagcGAGCCATAGTGTAATTTTGTTATTTCAAAAgtgtcttccctctctctgagtcattattattgttgtttgtgtccAGGTGGTGCGGGCTAAAGAGCGTCTAGACGAGGAGCTAAATATACAGTCACAAGAAAAGTCGCAGAatacagaaacatgaaatgtaaaatgatgCTCGCCCTGTCTTTCCTGTTCCCATCCTCTGTAAATTATAACCCAATAAAAGCCTTCTCTTTTTGTCTAGCCTTGACTCTGTGGCATTTTTGGCAATGGAAAATTGTGAAATGTATCTGGAAGGTCATGCTTATGATAATAATTCAGAATTATTTATGAATATTTTAGCTTCATCTTTAGAACAACTCACTTCTCACACCTCTAGTAGGCGATATTGCCTTTCAGTCTCTCAGCTCTCAGTTGACAGCAGCTCTTTCTTCTTCAGTCAAACACTTTTTGAAAAGTCTTTACCAACAAAAAAGTTCATTGCACGTTTCAGGATTTCTTCTATATCCTTAAACCGAATTGAGTTTCAGGACAATTGGTCTTGGGTGTCCAGCGTGGCCATTAATTCCTGCCATGTGCTCTCTCAGTTTCAATGAGCTTCGGGTCAGTTTTAAAGTGGTGAGAGAGATCTTTTGCTTTGCTCTCAGTGTCAAGCTGTGATGCGTGCTGTGCGTCTGGTATGCCATCAGTGACTGGGTTATTTCCCCTCGACTGGTTTTCCAGGTAATCCAGCTCATTAGTGGATGTTTGGTAAAATGAGATTTTGATTTCATCCATGCTTTTCTCCTAATTGGCACTGAAGTCATCCAAGTCAGCAAGTCTGCCTTTTGGCTCCTGAATATCCCTCGACATGACAAGAGTCAACCAAAATGTGCATACAGGTTTTAAAACTCATGAACCACAGACAGAGTGACAGGTTCTTCATTTCTTCTAAACATTTTGTGATGTGAATTAGAAATAAGGAGCTTACTCTGAAGAGATAGTCAATGAGGAGGTAGGATGAAGGTGAGTCCGGTAGGCCCGGGCTGTTAATCTGTCAAATATCTCTTAATGCATTGACCATCCACACATAAGGGACTCACCGTCATGTAGTATTTAGATATTTAAGTAAAAACTGTTCAtatgattttaaaatatatCTAAATAGTCctgaaaaaacataaatatgatAAGAATGGCTTGTGGTCAAGGACCATGtggctgacaggaaacaggaaaccaaAGAAAATGTGTTCGATATTACTCAGAGtaatatgatttttttatttaggtGAAGTTTGATGGCAGCATCAAGTCTGCACATGTCGGTCTGAAGAGGCAGAATCACATTTACCTCAGCGATGTCTCGCTTATGCACATTTCCTTAATGTCATTTTATCGTATGCTCcgaacagaaataaatacacaagTTGTATCAAATACAGCtttattaaacatttttcttttcattgacaTTATTATCAATATCGTAATAAAATTCCTCTAAAACAGGAGAACACCGCTATGTTGTACCAATTGGAGACTTTTACAACTCTAAAGTTCTGCATGTTCAACCACAGAACATGATGCcaggaaaaaatatattttcatataatcattttttttcttatagtGTATAACTTCTGTATTTTACCTATAATAAAAAGGCACTtggaaaaattaaaatactGACATAATATCtcacaaatgtgcaaaaaaacaTAACTTGGAACAGGCCTTGCGTGGCCTTAGTCTTATCATTAACCCTTTGTGCAACACTGTGGCACTTCAGTCAATGGCACCCCTTTACAATGACACTGACCTAGCTAGCTAACAGAAATTTTGTGCCCTGGATCTCCACTTTCATAGCAGTAAGTGAGGGTTACTTTAAAATCTCCAGGAGCAAGTACCGCTTTtctaatatttaaaaaaaaaaaaaaaaaaaaaagactgtagCAACTGAGGATGATTTTTTTACAATTATTCTTGATTCCCAAAACAACTGATGAATAACGCTCTACGCTGAGAAAGGATGTGGCAGCATCCCCGTATCTACACACGCTATGAGGGGAACAAAAGTGCAGTTTATTACAGACTTGAGCTCAAAGGGTTAATGGATCATACAGCTTATTTAATATTGAAAGGTTGTGGACCCTGGGAGGATCCGTGTCGTGTTAGTCAGCTTTCTGCCGCCGCGCTGAGTCTCTGTCCCTGGCTTCGACCCGCAGAGGAGAGACACGccgacagggaggaggaggaggcggaggagagcCGCCGCATCTGTGGGTTTCGCTGTTGCCACGGCAACCATGTCTAGCCTACTTAACACCTGTATCTGGTGACATCAGGCGCCGGGATCGTCCACTCACAACAAGAGATACTTCTCAACGCCGAGCCTGAACCCAGAGGcagggggacggggcgtctgAGACAATGATGACTGAGAATCGCTGAGGCAGAAACACAGGTATGCAGTTCATCTCTGCAGCGAAGGCCTGCGGGCAGCCCGCACTCATCCTCAGACAGGGAGGgctatatttgtttttgtttactacTTAGTTTTCCCCATCTCTGGTAGAAAAGCTTTGCGGCCGGGAGGTGGGGGAGTTGAGCCTTTTGAGTttaatctataaaaaaaaaatagaaagaaaaaaccCAGAGGGCAGACAGAGTTCAGTGGCCTAGTTTTCTGCAGGCTGGTATGCCTGTGAGTGGCTGCCACATTGGACGCAGCACAGCTAGtgacttcagagctgagaggGCCGTCAGCTGGGTGGGTGGCCAGACGGAGAGCGGCTGCACAGCGCAGCCATCCTCTGCTGGCACACAGCATCTCCCTATCCGCTgtccattcatttattcatccagccaatcctttctctctttctgctcacACTGTGCCAGCGCTGCCCGCCATTTCACAGTcataagttttttttaattctctaTGATTTCCCTTTGCTTGATTGGAAATTAAAAGAGTCTGCCAATCTAATTTAGCCCAGAGATCATTTTGTGTTCCCACACAAGTATTTTATCCACACACCCTCTCAAAATGATCCTCAGTACACCAATGTGATTGTCATAGAGGAATGTAATATCAATTGGTCCACTGGATGCTCCCATAATCcatatcccccccccccccccccccccttagaGCAGTGGTCTCCAACCTTTTTAGCTTGTTACGCCTTAAAATACAGCCATATCATCTGTACTTATGACCCCTAAGAACAGTTTATGACCTTCAGACGGACATGTTCAGCCAAGCTCAGGCAATGAATGATACTGCCTTCCTGCATTGTTTCTTTTGGAGGGTTTTGCAGCCCAGCACAGGTGATCATATTCAGTATTTCAGAGTTACTAAAGGGTCTACAGATATGCTGGAAACTGTGAGGCTGTACC of the Chaetodon auriga isolate fChaAug3 chromosome 16, fChaAug3.hap1, whole genome shotgun sequence genome contains:
- the pam16 gene encoding mitochondrial import inner membrane translocase subunit tim16, whose translation is MAKYLAQIVVMGAQVVGRAFARALRQEYAASQAAAQARSQGGQQSAAASSLSGMTLQEAQQILNVSTLSPEEIQKNYEHLFKVNDKAVGGSFYLQSKVVRAKERLDEELNIQSQEKSQNTET